GATGCAAAATCCCACGCCCCAAAAATGTCACCAATACTTAAATCAAATAGATCTACCTCAAGTAAATTCTGAACAAAAGGTAGCCCTAGACAAGCCCATATCTTCTACAAAGGTATTAGATGCCATTAAACTGATGGCTTTTCTggcttatattataaaacatttgcaaagcAGCTCACACCCCACTTAACTAATCTTTTTAATTCCATCTCAGACACCTCTCCCTTCCCTGACTCAATGCTCCTAGCCCATATTACGGTTTTGGAAAAACTGGGGAAGACTCCAGACAAGCCAGCCAACTTTCGTCCAATATCCTTGCTTAACGTTGACTTAAAAATTTACGCCAAAATCTTAGCCTCTTGCATAAACACCATATTACCTCAATTAATTCATCAAGATCAGACGGGCTTTGTGCCAAACAGGGAGGATAAGGATAACACTGTCAAAGTTCTCAATTTAATTGAATACGTATCAAAAACAAACTCCCTTGCCATATTTCTCTCCACGGACGCTGAAAAGGCATATGACAGATTAGACTGGACATATTTGGACATGACATTACGACGGtatgactttcctattcctttcatATAGAAAAGCATGGCCTTATATACCAACCCATCAGCCCAGGTTAGGGTGAATGGGTCCCTTTCAGATATATTTGAAATCAGAAACGggtccagacagggctgccccttatcccctcttttatttattttatccttagAACCACTAGTTTCCAGGTTAAGGGCAAATCCCAATATACAAGGAATTAACATTGGAGATAGATCACATAAGCTAGCAATATTCACGGATGATTTGTTATTAACTTTATCAGATCCACTAAATTCTATACCACACGTCATGAACGAGATCTCCTGCTATGGCGAAGTCtctaatttttttgtaaatatgttaaaatCGGAATTCCTCCCGGTCAATGTTACCCCACAATCCTTAGATTCCATTAGATCGCAATGTTCCCTGAAAATCCaaccaaaatatttaaaatatctaggtatacaACTGTCATCTGAACCACAACTTATACGTAAACTTAATTTTGGGGAATTTATTAATCAGTTTCAATCTCTTGGCTGGGTCGTATTCAGGCGACAAAAATGGTGCTATTACCTAAAGCTTTGTATTTGCTACAAACAGCTCCCATGCATAATATATCTAAAGATATAGATGGTCTACAAAAGATTATAAATGACTATGTCTGGGGGTGTAGACCGCCTCATATTATCAAAGGGACAATTTACAGGGCACCTGATAGAGGAGGATTGGGGGTACCTCACCTTCACTCATACAAATTAGCAGTTTCATTACAGAGAGTTGCAGAGTGGTGTAGCCAATCTGCAATAAATCCCAAGGGTTGGCTGCAGATAGAAAACTCCTTGGCAGGGTTTGTAGACTTGGGTAGTTCTTGCTGGGATCACTCAGCCATAAAACAGGCAGCCATCTCCCAACTTTCAATCCCCAATGAGACTTGGAGAGATTGGCAACACATACTAAAGTCATATAAAAGAATCTCTACACAACATTCCCCACTTACGAAATTGTTACTTTACCAGGAACTCCCTCCGGGCCTTGaggaatatatacatacaaaacatgaTTTTTCCTCTCAAATCCCCATATACACAATTATGGAAAAAGGCAAGTAAAAGTCAAAACAACAGCTAAACAACATGGAAATCCCATTTTTTTCCATCATGGTTTAGATATCATCAAACCAGGCATTTTATATATTCACATAGACGCAAAGTAGATCTCACAAGACCACCAACACAATTTGAGCAAGCCTGTATATACGACAGGAAATCCCAGAAATCCATTTCATCTTTGTACAAATTAGTTCTAGATAACAAGTTTTCAGACCTACCAACATACACAAAAAGCTGGGACAGGGGACTAGAGGAAACTACACAACCTAATGAATGTTATAACAGGTTTAGAAACTTGTCAAAGTCAGCCCACTCCGCGAGGGCCAAAgaaagaatattaaaatatttatgagatggtacttaactcccGCAAAactcaaatatattaaaaaaaaatgctctggtgcttgttggagatgtgggggccaAATAGGCACCATGaaacacatttggtgggattgcgacCCAATCAAtcatctagatttagagttttgtcggtaaagacccgcgtagctaacgcagctttttttcctaccactgCTCCCAAACAATGCTGgtttttagagttgtctgaagggctgcgttaggctccaaaaagggagcgttgagctgaatttaccgccacttcaaccctcaataccagcgttgcttacggcagcggtaagctggcaaaacgtgctcgtgcacgatttccccataggaaacaatagggcagtttgggcaaaaaagcagcgttcagctcccaacgcagccccattgtttcctatggggaaacactttctaagtctgcacctaacaccctaacatgaaccccgagtctaaacacccccaatcttacacttattaacccctaatctgcggccccgctatcgctgacccctgcatattattattaacccctaatctgccgctccggacaccgccgcaagctacattatccctatgtacccctaatctgctgcccctaacatcgccgacacctacataatatttattaacccctaatctgcccaccccaacgtcgccactacctaactacacttattaacccctaatctgctgaccggtcctcgccgctactataataaagttattaacccctaaaccgccgcactcccaccttgcaaacactataataaatattattaacccctaatctgcccccccccaacgtcgccaccacctaacttcaagtattaacccctaatctgctgaccggacctcgccgctactctaataaatgtattaacctctaaagctaagtctaaccctaacacccccctaaattaaatataattttaatctaacaaaataaattaaatcttattaactaaagtattcctatttaaatctaaatacttacctgtaaaataaaccctaaactagctacaatataacaaataattatattatatctattttaggatttatatttattttacaggcaactttgtatttattttaactaggtacaatagctattaaatagttatttactatttaatagctacctagttaaaataattacaaaattacctgtaaaataaatcctaacctaagtatcagccaatcggaattaaggtaggaaaaatctgattggctgattcaatcagccaatcagattgaagttcaatccgattggctgatccaatcagccaatcagattgagctcgcattctattggctgttccgatcagccaatagaatgcaagatcaatctgattggctgattggatcagccaatcggattgaacttcaatctgattggctgattgaatcagccaatcagatttttcctaccttaattctgattggctgatagaatcctaaataactatttaatagctattgtacctagttaaaataaatacaaagttgcctgtaaaataaatataaatcctaaaacagatgcaatataattattagttatagtgtagttagtttagggtttattttacaggtaagtatttagttttaaataggaatactttagttaataagatttaatttatttcattagattaaaattatatttaacttaggggggtgttagggttagggttagacttagctttaggggttaatacatttattagagtagtggcgaggtccggttggcagattatgggttaatacttgaagttagttggcGGCGACAtggtcgggggggcagattaggggttaatacaatttattatagggtttgcgaggcaggagtgcggcggtttaggggttaataactttattatagtagtggcgaggtccggtcggcagattaggggttaataagtgtagttaggtggcggcgacgttgggggggcagaataggggttaataaatattatttaggtgtctgtggtgttaggggcagcagattaggggttcatcgggataatgtaggtggcagcggtgtgcggtcggcagattaggggttaaaaatatttattatagtggtggcgatgtggggggacctcggtttaggggtacataggtagtttatgggtgttagtgtactttagagcacagtagttaagagctttataaaccagcgttagcccataaagctctcaactactgatttttttttggcgttaggagtcttgtcggtagagggtgtacagctcacttcagccaagactctaaataccagcattaggaagatcccattgaaaagataggatacgcaattggcgtaaggggatctgcggtatggaaaagtcgcggcttgaaagtgagcgttacacctttacctacactactctaaatacctgcgggcgtccaaaagcagcgttaggaccccttaatgctgcttttgacggctaacgcagaactctaaatctaggtgaatgtattttTGAGAAAAATTTTTGTGGAAATCAACACAAACCTGCACACACAATTAACACCTAACCCAGGGATAGTCTTCCTGTCTCAAACACCACAAATATCATGTAGGATTAGAAGGCAGCTGTTCCTAATTTTGACTAATGTAGCCAAGCAAATAATTCCTAGACATTGGAAGTCTTCCAACATCCCCGATATAGATGAGTGGAAGGATAGGGTGGACTCTGACCTTATCCTTGAGATATTCTATTTCCTTCGAGGGGGCAAGTTAGATTCCTACGAAGATATACTATTCCTCTGGGATTCATACAAATATAGCAGTAGGGAGtgagttttagtctagttttagccTATTTAGAGATTTAAAATCTAGGTCCCTCATTCAGAGGCATGTCTTAGAAGAGTAGAATGCTTCTAGGGAAAAGATGGTAAGAAGGGTTATAATGATAATGGTTTGTTCAAGGTCCTTGTTTATTCTTGTTTATTCATGTTCATAAGAAACTCCATGGAGACTCATggattcttttttgttattttgtatttatcTGTTATATAAATGCACTCTTGTCTCACACTGTAATATCCTAGTAGATGGGTAGATGATGCAAGTACAGTTTTATTATTGGAACTGCTCATAGGCGGTCCATATCCAGAAATTTAGGTTATAATTAAAGTTTGAGTATCCTGTATCCAATCAAGAGACACTTAACCTATTGTATTAGCAAATATGTTTTGATGTATATCTCTAGGCCTGCCTATGTAAGATCTAACTCGCTAGATGCCATTTCTTATAATGCAGGGTTTACAGGTAGAGACTAATGGATtataacatactgaagcagatttTGTATTCTTTCATGTTTATGACTTTGTCTATGtttgaaaatttgaaaataaaatatttaaaaaaataaataaaatagccactacaagtggctggttattgctaccttgaactcgcggtagcaattagcaatcagaaaattaaccagagatcagatcactggttaattttctaaattgaCACCACAATtaagtggtgtgcctttgtttaaaaataaaaaaggtatctttatttctttttaaagtggATGGGTTTAAAATGgaaggtgtggggtgttagaaaaaatggctccatgtaatttatctctaaaaattgtggattttctatttATAATTTAAAGGATCCCCCTGGAGACTTTTCAAGactaagaggccaatttaacaaatgtgtgtcggacctgatgcgacagtgcggatcaggtccgacagacatcactgaatgcggagagttatacgctctccgtattcagcattgcaccagcagatcacaagagctgctggtgcaacgctgcccctgcagactcacggccaatgggccgccagcagggaggtgtcaatcaacctgatcgtacttgattgggttgaattgtggcgattcctgttcgcctcatcagagcagacggacagggttttGGAGTAGCGGTCTTGAGaagaagattcgccagaaacacgggccttcaactTCCGTTCAGAGCTTGGTAGCTAGGCCCCTAAACCTGTTGCATATCATTCCCTAATTGAATTTTAAAGGTAACAATTACAAAACTATtccctttatactaacataatgaccgtgtctGGCCTTGTCACTTGCAGACTAAATCTCAGACTGTCTCCTCCGAATAGGGCAAATGGTTGGTGGAAATTTGCTATTAAAAAACTATTGTAGCAAACAACATGTTCTATTTTTAatgtttagacttagatgatatgttattctatagcaagttaACAGATGTaagtacaaggtgtttactatcattttaaataaatgttcagtAAATATACTGGGTATTATTTTGtaaaaagattacatttatggtACACAAGGTGCAAATGATCTTTATATTGATGTTAGTAAGAACATGGGACAAATAAAATAGCTTTAGAACAAACAGGtatcaatattaaataataaataaaactttttcaTCATTTCTTTGAGTTCTATAAACTTAATAAACCGATAATGGTTCAGAACACAAGTAACTGTAATATTTACAGAATTCTTCAGGACAGCATGAAAAACTAAATAACATCTCCattaaaaatatcaatttatttatccCTTTTACCAAAGGAAATATCACAAGTGCAGCTGTAACAAACAACACATCACTAACAGAATTCTTCCTTGTGTCATTTTTTGCTACCACAAACAACCAAGCTGTAGTATGTACAGGAGTTTTTATCATGTATCTGCTGGCTGTGCTTGGTAACCTAACCATTACTACAACTGTGTGCCTGGTGCCTCAGCTTCACACACCAATGTATTTCTTCCTGTGCAATCTGTCAGTTGACGACATTGTATACGTCTCTACGGTTTTACCCAAACTATTGGTCACCACTGTCACCAGAGATACCAGCATTTCTATCACAAGCTGTATTGGACAGatatttttctttgtattctgtattgctgtagatttttttttattggctttcatGGCTTATGACCGCTATGTGGCTATTTGTATTCCTCTGCATTATATACTCATTATGAACAAAATGGTGTGTATCCTTTTAGCCTTTTCTTCCTGGTTCCTTGGAGCCattttatcattaatttttactTTGATGGTGACTAACTTGTCATTCTGTGATGTTCAAGACATTAACCATTTCTTCTGTGATCCCCAAACTGTGATAAAGATCTCTTGCAGTGACACCACAAACATTATAATGTATACAAGTATTGGTGGTGTGTTAGTGGGATGTTGTCCTTTTACACTCATCATAACCTCCTATATCTACATCATATCGACCATCCTGAAGATTCAGACCTCAGGAGGAAGAAGTAAGGTGTTCTCCAGCTGTTCCTCACATCTCATGgttgtcattttattttatggGACCTCTCTAAGTATGAACATGAAACCAAAGTCTGAAAATTTACAGAAACTAGATATAATTCTTTCATTACTGTATATTGCTGTAGTTCCAGTGCTAAATCCACTAGTCTATAGCTTAAGAAATAGGGAGGTTATGAAAGCCATCAAAAAATGCTTCACAAAAATCATTACATTTTAGAATTtatcatattttttaaaacaatatatatttttattgaggtttaagaaATACAGGCAATATAAAGTAACAATACATATAAGACACAACAGTGTCAGCAAAAATTGATGTCAGTAGTGCCTATTATCCTTCATTTGGTCAAATAGAGCAAAATAAAACCCAATTTTCTTAGAGAACCCTCTGAACTGTGATCCTCTCACTCTTGGATCTCACACACTTATAAATTGTGAATTGGAAAATGTACTTAGTCATCTAGAAAACGATGAAAACTAATATGTCTCATACCCATGACTAAATAATTAAGAACATAATCAACATTAATATTAATATGTGAGTCTAGCATACAACATTTGAGAGGGAACCTTTACTAGATGTTTGTTGTATAAGggcaaatgaaaaatatatatatatcaacctcatatatatcaatatactagatagggggcgcccttagcACAATTTACAAAATATATCCTATTAATAATCACTTGATAGCAATATGACAAGTTGTGACCCAAATAACTTGAAATTAGAAGCATCAAATTGGTATAACACAATAGATATGAATAAGTGTATATAACAACAACATAAATAAAGTGTCAAACAACATAGttagttatacaatatataaaaagagCAATTAATCTCTTAATACATTGATGTTATTGATACTGGCAGCAATCTGGggaggacccggcctggatccaaggACAGCAGTCTATAAATAGAAAAAGAAacagatgtgccacatggcccaatattgtttgttccaaagATGTATAAAAGTAGTGTATAGAATTAcactcacatttattgaagcactccaaatagtgcagtgggagcagtctgggatctatgacagtcacccagca
The nucleotide sequence above comes from Bombina bombina isolate aBomBom1 chromosome 7, aBomBom1.pri, whole genome shotgun sequence. Encoded proteins:
- the LOC128636711 gene encoding olfactory receptor 1G1-like; the protein is MYLLAVLGNLTITTTVCLVPQLHTPMYFFLCNLSVDDIVYVSTVLPKLLVTTVTRDTSISITSCIGQIFFFVFCIAVDFFLLAFMAYDRYVAICIPLHYILIMNKMVCILLAFSSWFLGAILSLIFTLMVTNLSFCDVQDINHFFCDPQTVIKISCSDTTNIIMYTSIGGVLVGCCPFTLIITSYIYIISTILKIQTSGGRSKVFSSCSSHLMVVILFYGTSLSMNMKPKSENLQKLDIILSLLYIAVVPVLNPLVYSLRNREVMKAIKKCFTKIITF